A stretch of the Pongo pygmaeus isolate AG05252 chromosome 16, NHGRI_mPonPyg2-v2.0_pri, whole genome shotgun sequence genome encodes the following:
- the HYPK gene encoding huntingtin-interacting protein K: MRRRGETDMATEGDVELELETETSGPERPPEKPRKHDSGAADLERVTDYAEEKEIQSSNLETAMSVIGDRRSREQKAKQEREKELAKVTIKKEDLELIMTEMEISRAAAERSLREHMGNVVEALIALTN; the protein is encoded by the exons ATGCGGCGGCGTGGTGAAACAGATATGGCGACTGAGGGGGATGTGGAGCTAGAGTTAGAGACTGAGACCAGTGGACCAGAGCGACCTCCCGAGAAGCCACGGAAACATGACAGCGGTGCGGCGGACTTGGAGCGGGTCACCGACTATGCAGAGGAGAAGGAGATCCAGAGTTCCAATCTGGAGACG GCCATGTCTGTGATTGGAGACAGAAGGTCCCGGGAGCAGAAAGCCAAACAGGAGCG gGAGAAAGAACTGGCAAAAGTCACTATCAAGAAGGAAGATCTGGAGCTGATA aTGACCGAGATGGAGATATCTCGAGCAGCAGCAGAACGCAGTTTGCGGGAACACATGGGCAACGTGGTAGAGGCGCTTATTGCCCTAACCAACTGA
- the SERF2 gene encoding small EDRK-rich factor 2 isoform X3, with amino-acid sequence MTRGNQRELARQKNMKKQSDSVKGKRRDDGLSAAARKQSAPSSLPLGTRRSCSRSRKRQTRRRRNPSSFVASCPTLLPFACVPGASPTTLAFPPVVLTGPSTDGIPFALSLQRVPFVLPSPQVASLPLGHSRG; translated from the exons ATGACCC GCGGTAACCAGCGTGAGCTCGCCCgccagaaaaatatgaaaaagcagAGCGACTCGGTTAAGGGAAAGCGCCGAGATGACGGGCTTTCTGCTGCCGCCCGCAAGCAGAG TGCCCCATCATCTCTACCCCTAGGGACTCGGAGATCATGCAGCAGAAGCAGAAAAAGGCAAACGAGAAGAAGGAGGAACCCAAGTAGCTTTGTGGCTTCGTGTCCAACCCTCTTGCCCTTCGCCTGTGTGCCTGGAGCCAGTCCCACCACGCTCGCGTTTCCTCCTGTAGTGCTCACAGGTCCCAGCACCGATGGCATTCCCTTTGCCCTGAGTCTGCAGCGGGTCCCTTTTGTGCTTCCTTCCCCTCAGGTAGCCTCTCTCCCCCTGGGCCACTCCCGGGGGTGA
- the MFAP1 gene encoding microfibrillar-associated protein 1, whose product MSVPSALMKQPPIQSTAGAVPVRNEKGEISMEKVKVKRYVSGKRPDYAPMESSDEEDEEFQFIKKAKEQEAEPEEQEEDSSSDPRLRRLQNRISEDVEERLARHRKIVEPEVVGESDSEVEGDAWRMEREDSSEEEEEEIDDEEIERRRGMMRQRAQERKNEEMEVMEVEDEGRSGEESESESEYEEYTDSEDEMEPRLKPVFIRKKDRVTVQEREAEALKQKELEQEAKRMAEERRKYTLKIVEEETKKELEENKRSLAALDALNTDDENDEEEYEAWKVRELKRIKRDREDREALEKEKAEIERMRNLTEEERRAELRANGKVITNKAVKGKYKFLQKYYHRGAFFMDEDEEVYKRDFSAPTLEDHFNKTILPKVMQVKNFGRSGRTKYTHLVDQDTTSFDSAWGQESAQNTKFFKQKAAGVRDVFERPSAKKRKTT is encoded by the exons GTGAGATTTCAATGGAAAAAGTGAAGGTAAAGCGTTATGTGTCCGGAAAAAGGCCAGACTATGCCCCTATGGAGTCCTCAGATGAGGAGGATGAAGAATTTCAGTTCATTAAGAAAGCCAAAGAAcaagaagcagagcctgaggaaCAGGAGGAGGATTCATCCAGTGACCCCCGGCTACGGCGTTTACAGAACCGTATTAGTGAAGATGTGGAAGAGAG ATTGGCTCGACATCGAAAAATAGTGGAACCTGAAGTGGTAGGAGAGAGTGACTCAGAAGTAGAAGGAGATGCTTGGCGCATGGAACGAGAAGACAGCagtgaagaagaggaggaggaaattgaTGATGAG GAAATAGAGCGGCGGCGTGGCATGATGCGTCAGCGAGCACAGGAGAGGAAAAATGAAGAGATGGAAGTCATGGAAGTGGAAGATGAGGGTCGGTCTGGAGAGGAGTCAGAATCAGAGTCTGAGTATGAAGAGTACACAGACAGTGAAGATGAGATGGAGCCTCGCCTTAAGCCAGTCTTCATTCGAAA GAAGGACCGAGTGACAGTTCAAGAACGTGAAGCCGAAGCATTGAAACAGAAGGAGCTGGAGCAGGAAGCAAAACGCATGGCTGAGGAAAGGCGCAAGTACACACTCAAG ATTGTCGAagaggaaaccaaaaaagagctggaAGAGAACAAGCGATCCCTGGCTGCATTGGATGCACTCAATACTGATGATGAAAATGATGAGGAGGAATATGAGGCATGGAAAGTTCGAGAGCTAAAAAGAATCAAAAGGGACAGAGAAGATCGAGAAGC GCTTGAGAAGGAGAAAGCAGAAATTGAACGCATGCGAAACCTGactgaggaggagaggagagctgAACTTCGGGCAAATGGCAAAGTCATTACCAACAAAGCTGTTAAGGGCAAATACAAGTTCTTACAGAAGTATTATCACCGGGGTGCCTTCTTCATG GATGAGGATGAAGAAGTATACAAGAGAGATTTCAGCGCTCCTACCCTGGAGGATCATTTCAATAAAACCATTCTTCCTAAAGTCATGCAG GTCAAGAACTTTGGACGCTCAGGTCGCACCAAATACACTCACCTTGTGGATCAAGATACCACCTCCTTTGACTCAGCTTGGGGCCAAGAGAGTGCCCAGAACACAAAGTTCTTCAAACAAAAGGCAGCTGGGGTACGAGACGTATTTGAGCGGCCATCTGCCAAGAAGCGGAAAACTACCTAG
- the SERINC4 gene encoding serine incorporator 4 — MVGAKAGPSPGTSLGLAQQHSGGSSVLVKSPFRQVCCCGPAPCASCCHSRWPSLTASTCSRLFYILLHVGASAICCLLLSRTVVERVWGKTHRIQMPSGLCAHLFGLSDCPVLSGSGAVYRVCAGTATFHLLQAVLLVHLHSPTSPRAQLHNSFWLLKLLFLLGLYALAFCIPDEHLFPAWHYIGICGGFAFILLQLVLITAFAHSWNKNWQTGAAQDCSWFLAVLLATLGFYSMAGVGAVLLFRYYTHPAGCLLNKMLLSLHLCFCGLISFLSIAPCIRLKQPRSGLLQASVISCYIMYLTFSALSSRPPERVILQGQNHTLCLPGLSKMEPQTPDLSLAMLSASIMYACVLFACNEASYLAEVFGPLWIVKVYSYEFQKPSLCFCCPATVEADEGQRGGAARPADQETPPAPPVQVQHLSYNYSAFHFVFFLASLYVMVTLTNWFSYEGAELEKTFIKGSWATFWVKVASCWACVLLYLGLLLAPLCRPPTQKPQPLILRRRRHRIISPDNKYPPV; from the exons ATGGTGGGTGCCAAGGCCGGCCCCAGCCCCGGCACCTCCCTGGGCCTGGCACAACAGCACAGCGGAGGCAGCAGTGTCCTAGTGAAAAGTCCCTTCCGTCAG GTGTGCTGCTGTGGGCCTGCTCCTTGTGCCAGCTGCTGCCACTCTAGGTGGCCCTCTCTCACCGCATCCACTTGCAGCCGCCTGTTCTACATCCTCCTCCATGTGGGGGCCTCAGCAATCTGCTGCCTCCTGCTGTCAAGGACAGTAGTGGAAAGGGTGTGGGGCAAGACACACAGG ATCCAGATGCCCTCGGGATTGTGTGCCCACCTGTTTGGCCTCTCTGACTGTCCAGTGCTCAGTGGCTCTGGGGCTGTGTACCGAGTATGTGCAGGAACCGCCACCTTCCACCTGCTGCAGGCTGTGTTGCTGGTCCACCTCCACTCCCCCACCAGCCCACGGGCACAGCTGCATAATAG CTTCTGGCTCCTCAAGCTGCTGTTCCTGTTAGGTCTCTATGCTCTTGCCTTCTGCATTCCTGATGAGCATCTCTTCCCAG CATGGCATTACATTGGCATCTGTGGAGGCTTTGCATTCATCCTACTGCAGTTGGTGCTTAttacagcttttgcccattcctGGAACAAGAACTG GCAGACAGGTGCAGCTCAAGACTGCAGCTGGTTCCTGGCTGTCCTGCTGGCCACCCTAGGATTCTACAGCATGGCAGGTGTGGGAGCTGTGCTCCTATTCCGCTACTATACACACCCAGCTGGCTGCCTGCTTAACAAGATGCTCCTCAGTCTGCACCTTTGCTTCTGTGGCCTCATCTCCTTCCTCTCCATCGCTCCTTGCATCCGCCTCA AGCAACCCCGCTCTGGCCTTCTACAAGCTTCTGTCATCAGCTGCTATATCATGTATCTGACTTTCTCTGCGCTGTCCAGCCGTCCTCCAGAGAGAG TAATCCTTCAAGGACAGAATCACACCCTGTGCCTGCCTGGCCTGAGTAAAATGGAACCCCAAACACCAGATCTCTCTCTAGCAATGCTGAGTGCTAGCATCATGTATGCTTGTGTGCTTTTTGCTTG CAATGAGGCCTCCTACCTGGCTGAGGTATTTGGACCCTTGTGGATTGTCAAGGTTTACAGCTATGAGTTTCAG AAGCCCTCACTGTGTTTCTGCTGCCCTGCAACAGTGGAGGCAGACGAAG GGCAACGGGGTGGGGCTGCTAGGCCAGCTGACCAAGAGACCCCTCCAGCTCCTCCAGTCCAAGTCCAGCATCTTTCCTACAACTATTCTGCCTTCCACTTCGTCTTCTTCCTTGCCTCACTCTATGTCATGGTTACCCTTACCAACTGGTTCAG CTATGAGGGAGCAGAACTGGAAAAGACCTTCATCAAGGGTAGCTGGGCCACCTTCTGGGTCAAGGTTGCCTCATGCTGGGCCTGCGTACTCCTCTATCTGGGGCTGTTACTGGCACCACTCTGTCGGCCCCCCACCCAGAAACCCCAGCCCCTTATCTTGAGGCGCCGCCGCCACCGCATCATATCCCCAGATAACAAATATCCTCCAGTCTAA
- the SERF2 gene encoding small EDRK-rich factor 2 isoform X2, which yields MTRGNQRELARQKNMKKQSDSVKGKRRDDGLSAAARKQRDSEIMQQKQKKANEKKEEPK from the exons ATGACCC GCGGTAACCAGCGTGAGCTCGCCCgccagaaaaatatgaaaaagcagAGCGACTCGGTTAAGGGAAAGCGCCGAGATGACGGGCTTTCTGCTGCCGCCCGCAAGCAGAG GGACTCGGAGATCATGCAGCAGAAGCAGAAAAAGGCAAACGAGAAGAAGGAGGAACCCAAGTAG
- the SERF2 gene encoding small EDRK-rich factor 2 isoform X1: protein MTGFLLPPASRGTRRSCSRSRKRQTRRRRNPSSFVASCPTLLPFACVPGASPTTLAFPPVVLTGPSTDGIPFALSLQRVPFVLPSPQVASLPLGHSRG, encoded by the exons ATGACGGGCTTTCTGCTGCCGCCCGCAAGCAGAG GGACTCGGAGATCATGCAGCAGAAGCAGAAAAAGGCAAACGAGAAGAAGGAGGAACCCAAGTAGCTTTGTGGCTTCGTGTCCAACCCTCTTGCCCTTCGCCTGTGTGCCTGGAGCCAGTCCCACCACGCTCGCGTTTCCTCCTGTAGTGCTCACAGGTCCCAGCACCGATGGCATTCCCTTTGCCCTGAGTCTGCAGCGGGTCCCTTTTGTGCTTCCTTCCCCTCAGGTAGCCTCTCTCCCCCTGGGCCACTCCCGGGGGTGA